A region from the Peromyscus maniculatus bairdii isolate BWxNUB_F1_BW_parent chromosome 5, HU_Pman_BW_mat_3.1, whole genome shotgun sequence genome encodes:
- the LOC143273525 gene encoding POU domain, class 6, transcription factor 2, with product MACEGGRMRAEEDPQTAAGEVDGVNLEEIREFAKAFKIRRLSLGLTQTQVGQALSATEGPAYSQSAICRHTILRSHFFLPQEAQENTIASSLTAKLNPGLLYPARFEKLDITPKSAQKIKPVLERWMAEAEARHRAGMQNLTEFIGSEPSKKRKRRTSFTPQALEILNAHFEKNTHPSGQEMTEIAEKLNYDREVVRVWFCNKRQALKNTIKRLKQHEPTSAVPLEPLADSPEENC from the exons ATGGCTTgtgaaggaggaaggatgagagccGAAGAAG ATCCTCAAACCGCAGCGGGTGAGGTGGACGGGGTTAATCTGGAGGAGATTCGAGAATTTGCCAAAGCTTTTAAAATCCGGCGCCTGTCCCTTGGCCTGACGCAGACTCAGGTGGGACAAGCCCTCAGTGCCACAGAGGGCCCCGCATACAGCCAGTCAGCCATCTGCAG ACACACCATCCTGAGAAGCCACTTTTTCCTACCACAGGAAGCCCAAGAGAACACTATAGCTAGCAGTCTGACAGCCAAACTGAACCCTGGCCTTTTGTATCCTGCCAGGTTTGAAAAGCTGGACATCACCCCTAAAAGTGCCCAGAAGATCAAGCCGGTGCTTGAGCGGTGGATGGCTGAGGCTGAGGCCCGCCATCGAGCAGGTATGCAGAACCTCACGGAGTTTATTGGGAGTGAGCCATCCAAAAAGCGCAAGCGGCGCACCTCCTTCACACCCCAGGCCCTTGAGATCCTCAATGCCCACTTTGAGAAGAACACACACCCCTCAGGGCAGGAAATGACCGAGATTGCTGAGAAGCTTAACTATGACCGGGAAGTAGTTAGAGTTTGGTTCTGCAACAAGAGACAAGCTCTGAAGAACACAATTAAGCGCTTAAAACAACACGAGCCCACTTCGGCGGTCCCCCTGGAGCCCTTAGCGGACTCTCCGGAGGAAAACTGCTAG